The following is a genomic window from Polypterus senegalus isolate Bchr_013 chromosome 9, ASM1683550v1, whole genome shotgun sequence.
gtctaccttgtttggcatgAGACCAGGAGGCTTTGGTCATGGGAATACAATATAAGGAACGCTGGAAACAGTCCAAGCTAAGAAGACCTGAGGGAGTGGAAGCACCATTGACTCCAATAACCGCCTCCGTTGTGACAGCAACAAAGCCATTTCTACATGACCAAGTCTCCGTGGGTCATAATGCAATGTGTCTGGTCTTTCCTGATCtatagcaacgtaagccgcattaaacaagctaagtatattctgtcttttctgtgactttgtcgccgcctatcgccgaaaagagggatatcgccgttattatacatatttaattaaagggttattaaaaccccgcaatataaaagaacatatttccacggagctaacactcccatcggaaacataaATGGCGCTGCGAGCAGGATTGTAGCGATATTTAATAACcaatattaatattcataaatcataattttatgatGCCGAATCAATCTAAAACATACGCTTTGATTAATAGCGGAAGGGGCGGGCTTAGCCTTCCTGGGTGGTCGCGCGCACAGTCTTGGACACCCGTGGCtgagttatttaataattatacatcCCCAATTGCATGGCCTGAGTTAGAGGGAGCAGTGACTCCTTCGAATGTCCAACAGGCGGTAACAGCGCTCAGGCTGGAGCGACggggaaaaaaggaacagcaGGCAGCTGGTGAGATCGGCTGGATTTTATTAACTGCAGTACGTGAGTTGGATCATAAACTGCAGGAGGTGATCATCGAATGCGGAGAACTTAGACAAGAAATAGAAAACTTACAAGACAAACAACTGATAACTCGAGAATGCATGGAAAATGCAACGTCTCGGGCGAACGAGTGGGAAGCTAAATGTACTACACTAGCTGTCCGTTTAGTGCAGGCTAAGCGCCGTAAAAGGCAAAACACACCCCGTTTCCTCTTTTAAAGTACGAGCCATAATGCAAGGCGATTGGAATCCAGAAACGTGGGATGGCAATATATATAACTCGGATAGTGATGACGACATCTGGGAAGATGATGAAGGGGACGGAGAAGCGCTAAAGGATAATAATGACACTCGTTCAATTATAGACGCGAGACCGGTcgtgcaaaataaagcaaaagggcACCCTGGTGGACAGCACAGGGTAACACGAACCGTACGCGATTTTACACAATCAGAGTTTCTAGACCTCGGCAAACAATATAGACAGAAGCCAGGCGAGAACTTAATGCAGTGGATTTTACGTATGTGGGATGAAGGGGGTGATAGTTGTCAATTGACAGATACAGAGATCAAACATTTAGGCTCTATAACCACGAATCCGAAGTTAAGAAATGTTTTACGAGGGGGACAGCATCAAGCGGTTGTATCAATAGTAGAATGGGTTGTAAATGCCGTGAAACACGCATATCCAGACGCGAGAGACGCGGAAGATATTGATAGATCGTGGCGTACAGCTTCTGAAGCAATTCAGCAGCTGCGAGAAATGGGTGTGCAGGCAGCTATTTATAAAGTTGCACCAGGAGGTGCGTTTACTGGCCCAGATAATGAAGCCTTCACTGCTGGCATGCGAAAccgtttaataaaaaatgcaccgCATCATTTAAAAGGGGCTCTATTATCTATGCTCGCCGGAGTTAATCAACAGACAGTATGGGATGTGGCCGCATTATTGGGCCAGTTAGATGAATTGGGAGCAACGGTATCGGCTGGGCAAAAACCAGTTAGAGCTATAGCAGGGCATACAATACAAAGAGTAAGCCGTTCAAAAATGGTGCGTGATCTGATAGAAGCAGGAATAAAGAAAATAGAAATCGATGGTAAACCAACAGGGGAAATTTTTCAGAAATGGCAAGCTATGCGAAAGTCTAAAAAAGACGAAGGCAGGATCCCTCCAACCGCACCGCCTAGTGAGGAGGAAACAAAATACTCGAACATAAACCAAACGCTTTTTAACTTTCGAATGAGTGGCGTACACGCGTCCGACATATTGAGGAGACGGCAGGTCTCCTGCAGGCGGGGAGGTACGGCTCATTCATGCAGGAGACCGGCGCCCGACGTCCGCTAACTATTTACTGGGGTAAACGGAAAAACCACATCAGGTTATGGCACTTATGGATACGGGGGCAGAAGTTACTTTAATTCACGGGAATCCACAGAACTATTCCGGAACAATTGTTAATGTAAACGGATACGAGGCGCAGATATCCAGGCGAAACTAATCACAGTACACTTAGCAATAGGAAAGTCACCCTCTTTTAAGGCTAAGGTGCTTGTCTCAGAATTGCCTGAATATATACTGGGGATAGATATTCTTACAGGAAAGGCATTCCAAACAAAACggggaacattttcttttgggattcgtaatgtcatgtgtagaatagtaaaagcaatagtaagaggaaaggcaaaatggacccctttagaaattccagtccctgacacacctgtaaatttaaaacagtatcgtttgccAGGAGGATTGCAAGAAATAGGAGAAACAGTGGAAGAGTTATTGCGGGTAGGAATTATTCGACCTGCAGTTAGCCCTTTCAATTCTCCAGTGTGGCCAGTCAGAAAACCGGACGGTTCATGGAGAATGACAATCGATTAcagaggtctaaatgctaaagcaCCGCAATTGACTGCTGCAGTTCCTGATATTGTGACCATCATAGAAGACATCATGGCTAATGCAGGAGAGTGGCATGCTGTCATAGACCTGGCTAATGCATTTTTCTCTATTCCAATTGCAACCCACAGTCAAGATCAGTTTGCATTTACATGGAAGGACAGACAGTACACCTTTCAAGTACTGCCACAGGGATACCTACACAGCCCTACTTTGTGCCATGGACTTGTAGCAAGAGATCTGTCTACCTGCTCAGATTTGGAAAAGGTACGATGTTTCCATTATGTGGACGATATAATGTTAACTGGGGATGAAGCATCAGTAACAAAGGCATTGTCAGTTTTAATATCCCACATGGAGAACAGAGGCTGGGCTAtcaataaagacaaaatccaagGACCCGCCAGAGAAGTTAAATTCCTGGGTATGATGTGGTTTGGACCAGAAAAACGAGTGCCCCAAAAGTAATAGACTCTTTGCAGAAATTAAAGGCACCaactaacaaaaaagaagctCAATCCTTTGTGGGATTAATGGGCTTTTGGAGAGCATTTGTGCCACATTTGGGACTAATTTTAAGACCTATACATGATGTTGTCAAGAAAAAGGCACagtttgaatggacagaaaaacaacaagctgcttttgaggcagctagAGAAGCTTTAGTCCAACACCAAGGACTGGGGCCTTTACAAGCTAATTTGCCTTTTGAACTGGAAGCCACAGAACAGAATAATATTGCCACGTGGAGCCTTTGGcaaaaacataatcaaaaacGTGTGCCCATCGGCTTCTGGAGTCGACAACTGACAGGCTCACAGACTAAATATACACCACTTGAAAAACAGCTTCTAACAGCATACTGGGCTCTTTTACACACTGAAAGACAGACAGGTCCTGCTCCGGTAACGCTACGCACTCACTTGCCCATTGCCGGGTGGGTGAGAGATAATGGCCTGGGAGCGAGAGCAGGCGCTGCCCAAAATCAGACTTTATGCAAGTGGAAATGGTATTTACAAGCCAGAGCTCATTTGCAGGCAAAGACACGAGTGCCTTGCAGGGCGCTATGGCCGGAGCTGTGATTTATGAGGATCCAGAGGACATACCACCTGTTGTGCCTGTAATAGAGTCGCCCTTTAAAGAAGCCCCAGCATACAGTCATTTGACACCAGCGCAACAGGAGAACAGCTGGTTCACAGACGGTCAGCAACTATGGACGGAGGTAAAAggctttggagagcagtggcttatcAACCTCACACTGAGACCATCCTGAAGCAACAGGGGGAAGGGAAATCAAGCCAATGGGCTGAACTTATTGCTGTCGCTATggcattaacagaaaatcaaagcTTCCCTGTTGTTGTTTATACTGACAGCTGGGCAGTTTTTCAGGGACTAACGGTGTGGATCACCATGTGGAAAAGACTGCTTGGACTATTCATGGGAGAGAACTGTGggtggcacagaactgtgggagcAGCTTTGGACAATGGGCACAAGAGGGGAAACTCTCATTGGTCATGTGGAtgcccatgcccctctgatctctCCTGAAAGGCTTTATAACCAACAAGCTGATCTAATAGCTGCTGTTCGAGAACTTAACCTGGAAAAAGCCTTGGTAGCAAGTGAAGACCTGTGCACTTATGCTGACGTAAACGTAATCGAGCCTTCCTTAATTTCATTAGCAAGGTGGGCTCATGAAACATCAGGACACATGGGAACAGAGAAAACATATCAATGGTGTCATCAGCGATGTATTCCAGTCACTAttgatattgttaaacaaatagtgaacaattgctccacatgtacagaagtaaaacACTGGCCCCTACAGAAGAAGGCAACTGGTAAGCTGAAGAGAGGAATGGGACCAGGACAAATTTGGCAGGTGGATTACATTGGGCCACTGCCACGAGAAAATAGACTATTATATGCTTTAACTGCAGTAGATACCTATTCTGGACTGTTACAAGCTTATCCATCAACAAGAGCTGACCAGAAAGCTACACTGAATGGACTGAGCCAGTTAATCCAAGCATATGGAGTGCCTGAAGAAATCCAAAGTGATCAGGGAAGCCACTTTGCTGGAAGAGACGTACAAGAGTGGGCTCAAGGAGCTGGCATTCAATGGACCCTGCATATCCCGTATCACCCACAGGCTGCAGGACTTATTGAGAGAATGAATGGCCTGTTgaaagaacaagttaaaaaactTACTGGGCATAATCATCTTAAAGGCTGGACTAAAGTATTAAAGCAAGCCTTATTTAATCTCAATAATCGTCCGTTGGCTGGGTCCACACCTTTTATGAGACATCAAAATGTCGGAGGAGAGCCACCTGTGTGTGCCCTCCGCCTGACAACAACTAGTCCACTGGCAAACAACGAATTAACTCCCACCGGGTTATTGGTTAGGGCACCTAAATCACTTACACTCAAATTAAATTCCTCAGACAAACTCAGCTTGGGTataacaggtcagtggccaaaggaATGGGAGGTGAGAATAAACATTGAAATGCTTGTAACAGATGAATGTTTAACAGGGACATTAGAGATCTGTGTAAATGAATGGTATTTAGCTTTAGAAAATCAAGGCAGTAAAGACATACACATAGCTGAAGGACAGGCCATATGTAAATTGCACATAGACAAAGTCACACCTGTTTCAGTCAGTATTGCGCAGTTTAAAGGAGAAATTGGAGGGAAGGTATGGGTTTTAACCCCAGGGCAAAAGCCAAGGGCAGGAGAAATAATAACTGCAGGACCAGGAGACACTAGAATGGTTCTTTTAACGGGCTCTCAGTCGCCCCTCTGCTTTCCCTTACACAGATTATCCTCACGTGTGGAATAATCGGGATAGATGGTTTCTGGACCGGATGGAGCCGATGCACCCCCTATAACAAAGTCATTTGGGCTGCTGCTACGCCAGAAATGGAAAGGCATGTAACCTTGAATTTCACCCTTACCAAGAACTGTACCTGGCAGCTACGAGACAAGACATCTACGCCTCCATTTCACATGAAACTGGAATATCCTGACCTGTTACCTTTACCTGTGAGGACCTATGAAGACACTGAAATAACTGTGACTGTGCATAATAACGCATCTGTCTGGCTGGCTATGATGAACTGTAAACCGGATTCCAATGGACTATCATGTTGGACTATTGAAGGGGGGCAACAAATGACTGCAATAGCAACACCTGAAAATgatgtaatattatatgtgtttaaacaggaagcaacaacaaatgtaaaggtaccagtaatgttatgggaaattcaCAAGACTAGGAGAGGGAATGGTTATCCATTTGATGCAACATTACTGAGACAAATGAAGGGTTGTAAAAAAGCTAGGATAGCtcataaaataattactgtagcacTTAACATTAATGTTAGTGGGTTTGATATAAAACGTCACGAGTTTCCAAGAAAAGAACACATATTACCACGCAGTACAGGTGCAACATATAATTGTAGAAATATACAATCCTATGGCCTCCTCATAAGGTAGAAATAAAACGAAGGCCAAAACGAGACATGTGGGGAGCTATAGGAACTGGATTAGGTATAGGAGGTTTAGGTTTAGGATCTCTTAATACTGCTGATATAGCAGCAATATATCACAAAATATCATCTATTGGTGTGAAACAAGCCAATAGTTTGCAAACTTTGGCTCATTGGGGGCCTGAGTTGGCAGACAGGCATATACAGGAGTTGCTAGTATGGAAGGCCCACCATGGGTGGTTAAATGAGTCCTTATGGACTGGTTTACAAAGTCAATGGGCCATAGATGAAGAATCAGCTTgctatttaaaacagattattgccatacagcagtatttaaattttaagacagattgGGGCTTAAAAAACCCCCAACAttggaaaaaagaattaaaattaccaGCAGACTGGTGGTTGCAGCCTAAGTCCTTCATGTGCGAGGCATCAATATGCCAAGCTGTATTTCAGGTAGCAACCACTGTTGAAGAAGACAATGTTTGGTGTCCGTTTCATGTTTTACCTGTGTTACTAGGAGGAACATGGTGGACACCCATAGTAGATAGACACTGGATAGacttaaataataatactgttgaaCCTGCCTTTTGTTATAACTGGCAAGAAGGGTTCGTATGTCAAAGGGTGGGTACATTGCCACACCCCTGTTTGCATCCTTTAGCTGGGGACTGTTATTGGCGCCAAATAGCAGTAAACtccactgaagtgtttcaaactgATACCACTTCTGCATGTGCAGTGACAGTAAATAACATCACTTGGAGTGATGGTACCTACTACGAGGGCCCAGGGTATCCTGTCGCACCAATGTGAGTAATATACGAGATGACTATTATGGAAGAACCTACATGTTAACTACATGGGAGAATATACATTGGGAAGCAGAAGCTAACCCATCTCTGGATTTACATTTTGCCTACGAAATAGAACTACCTAAATATAAAGCGATTTTAGAGCATGCTAAACAATATGaacatctttttaatgtaacGTTACATAAAGCAAGGGACCTACTAGTAAGATTGAAAACAGATGAAACAAAAGTAATTACCTCTGCAGAAGAAATTGAAGAAATATCTACACATCACTGGTGGGACTTTTTCACTAAGTGGTCACCATCAAGTAATACTATGGTAAATGTACTTGTTCATCCACTTGtgctgttaattattattattttcatttttaccattaccaatatttacttacatttgcgTATTAGACGGGTAAAGCAGGAGCTAGACCGACACCACACCCCACGACGTTACAAGCATTCTTGAGGAGCTGTTTACATTGTGAAGGGGGATtgagtaccttttgctttgtgaataagattctcagggattgttttgtcacagatccagtgacaaagggtggtctgttatactaaggttgttataatattaataattgtgtcactgtacctgttattcatttctttcaatgtatttttcattcattttttctgtgtaacatgccatgcagagctgagccagctttagcacagggtGTCACCTTTCAGAAGTGCTGCGCTGGCCAAAGCATGAGACAGACAGGAACAGCTGTGGTCACCCTAAAAGGCCtagtgttatatgatctgatgGTCTGATTCTTAGCtcagtttgtctaccttgtttggcatgAGACCAGGAGGCTTTGGTCATGGGAATACAATATAAGGAACGCTGGAAACAGTCCAAGCTAAGAAGACCTGAGGGATTGGAAGCACCATTGACTCCAATAACCGCCTCCGTTGTGACAGCAACAAAGCCATTTCTACATGACCAAGTCTCCGTGGGTCATAATGCAATGTGTCTGGTCTTTCCTGATCtatagcaacgtaagccgcattaaacaagctaagtatattctgtcttttctgtgactttgtcgccgcctatcgccgaaaagagggatatcgccgttattatacatatttaattaaagggttattaaaaccgccgcaatataaaagaacatatttccacggagctaacactcccatcggaaacaactgtgcattctatggtataattaactatatttgtgcttaaaaatctttaaagaaaatatatttacatacagtttgtgcggtctggaacggattaattgtatttacatacaatcctatgggggaaattactttggatcacgaccagagttttggaacgaattatggtcgtgacccgaggttccgcTGTATAGCTaaaattaggtaaaaaaaatacCATGGAGATATTTATGTTGAGAAACTAATTTGTAAAGGAATCTAGCCTTGAATcttaaaatcttacattgcataacaCAAAATTTATGAATACTTTCACTCTGTTCCATCATACAATTTGCCTTCacgtatacagtacagtaagttattttattttttccaatgtgCAACCATTATTATACCTTTATATTAAAGTacctcttttgatttttttttttatcagaatatTCTACTACACAAGCATAAAAATGTAGATGGACTGTTACGGTACTATTCTTAgctattttacttcatttttatgaaattatacacaattataataataatttgcaataTATGTCAACATTTTATTCTGTTACTTTCTCATTTGTGTCTGCATTTGCGTATGGtgtctttttccattctttttgttgaCATTAGGCGATTTTACACATAAAAGTATTCATTCATATGACACCTGCTTGTAATTATGTATAGTATATGTTTTACAATGAACCTTAAATAAAACTGTACTTGTTTAAGCTAATCAAGTTACATCATTAACTGGTTTAGTGTGGTCAAACATTGGATGAggtaaaattatttgtgtttaaattcaggaaaataaaatttaatttagcaGGTGATAATTCTACAAATAATTATGGAAAAATTGATTATTCATAATTCAAACACCTTATAGTTTGTTTTACATATATCCTTCAGATGTTATATTTAACTTGTGTTTAATGCTAACTCTCTTTTCCATGCGTTCTAAAACCTGCTTTTTCAAGATAAAAATATTGCATAATTAAGGTAATCTCTTAGAGTTCAAGACATTAAAAAGCTAATTTAACCATTGACACAAATCAGAATTAACTATTGTATCTTGTCTTATTATCAGGATATTAAAATTATTCATTTACCTATCTTTAAGTGCTATTATAGTTTTAAGGTAATCTGTAAATCGCACTAAATAATCTGCAATTAGGAAGACCAAGAGCCTCATGTTATAAAACTTTCTCTTAGATTCAGTACTAAATTTTTAATTATGCAAGAAAGGCAAAAACAGCttagacaaaaaaaatcatatttataaaatcGTACATATGCCACATGCTACCccaagttcctttataaatctcaaatcaatttAAAACTGCCAAGTGTAGCTATATCTGGCAAAAAACACCtcttttgaatattcatgatatAATCACCATATAATTTGCCCAAGTCCCAAAGTTGTGTCTTTAATGCAAACCatggaagaacaaaaaaaagcagTATATATAGCTTAAGTTAATGTGAACTTGGCGTATTATTGAGTGAAGtggagaagtccaaaaacattctTTTGATAGTCTCTCCACAGGAGttgaaaatacaagaaaaaacaagAGTGGGTGCAGCTGAGTGTGGAGAACAACAGCAATATGTCATCATATAATGCCCACACCACCACCTGCCAGGCTTTATGCACAGAACTGCAATGTATTAAGAACATTCTTATTGaacttgtaaaataataaaataattttgctcGGTAAATGTTTATGTTGCCATATGTACAAGTCTCTTTACAGTCATTGTACAACATCCAAATGTCTTTGAATTGCAATTGCATCAATGTCCTGAGAGACACCGGGGTCCTCTATGTATTCACCTTCTCCTATCTCAGGTGGCAGAAGCAGCCCATATTTCTACACTTTGTTGTGCAGTACTAAACAAGCTATCACAAATCAGCAAACTGTGGCAGTCCATGTCGACTACACACTCCCTGGTTGCTTCTGTGAGCCTCTTGAAACCAGAACCGTCGACAGTCATAAACTGAAATGATCGGGCAAATGAGCACGCAAACAGTCAGCAAGGGattcaaaatgttcaaaaactACTGCAGTGTAAAAGatcttcagtaaataaataatccataaaacctgGTGtcaaaaagtggaggttaaaatccaaataaatactcTGATAAAAGCAAGGTTAAATTTTACAGGTAGGTTTCTTCCTTTAAAACAAACATG
Proteins encoded in this region:
- the LOC120534920 gene encoding LOW QUALITY PROTEIN: uncharacterized protein LOC120534920 (The sequence of the model RefSeq protein was modified relative to this genomic sequence to represent the inferred CDS: inserted 1 base in 1 codon; deleted 2 bases in 1 codon); amino-acid sequence: MQGDWNPETWDGNIYNSDSDDDIWEDDEGDGEALKDNNDTRSIIDARPVVQNKAKGHPGGQHRVTRTVRDFTQSEFLDLGKQYRQKPGENLMQWILRMWDEGGDSCQLTDTEIKHLGSITTNPKLRNVLRGGQHQAVVSIVEWVVNAVKHAYPDARDAEDIDRSWRTASEAIQQLREMGVQAAIYKVAPGGAFTGPDNEAFTAGMRNRLIKNAPHHLKGALLSMLAGVNQQTVWDVAALLGQLDELGATVSAGQKPVRAIAGHTIQRVSRSKMVRDLIEAGIKKIEIDGKPTGEIFQKWQAMRKSKKDEGRIPPTAPPSEEETKYSNINQTLFNFRMSGVHASDILRRRQVSCRRGDIQAKLITVHLAIGKSPSFKAKVLVSELPEYILGIDILTGKAFQTKRGTFSFGIRNVMCRIVKAIVRGKAKWTPLEIPVPDTPVNLKQYRLPGGLQEIGETVEELLRVGIIRPAVSPFNSPVWPVRKPDGSWRMTIDYRGLNAKAPQLTAAVPDIVTIIEDIMANAGEWHAVIDLANAFFSIPIATHSQDQFAFTWKDRQYTFQVLPQGYLHSPTLCHGLVARDLSTCSDLEKVRCFHYVDDIMLTGDEASVTKALSVLISHMENRGWAINKDKIQGPAREVKFLGMMWFGPEKRVPXKVIDSLQKLKAPTNKKEAQSFVGLMGFWRAFVPHLGLILRPIHDVVKKKAQFEWTEKQQAAFEAAREALVQHQGLGPLQANLPFELEATEQNNIATWSLWQKHNQKRVPIGFWSRQLTGSQTKYTPLEKQLLTAYWALLHTERQTGPAPVTLRTHLPIAGWVRDNGLGARAGAAQNQTLCKWKWYLQARAHAGKDTSALQGAMAGAVIYEDPEDIPPVVPVIESPFKEAPAYSHLTPAQQENSWFTDGQQLWTEVKGFGEQWLINLTLRPS
- the LOC120535881 gene encoding uncharacterized protein LOC120535881; the encoded protein is MGTRGETLIGHVDAHAPLISPERLYNQQADLIAAVRELNLEKALVASEDLCTYADVNVIEPSLISLARWAHETSGHMGTEKTYQWCHQRCIPVTIDIVKQIVNNCSTCTEVKHWPLQKKATGKLKRGMGPGQIWQVDYIGPLPRENRLLYALTAVDTYSGLLQAYPSTRADQKATLNGLSQLIQAYGVPEEIQSDQGSHFAGRDVQEWAQGAGIQWTLHIPYHPQAAGLIERMNGLLKEQVKKLTGHNHLKGWTKVLKQALFNLNNRPLAGSTPFMRHQNVGGEPPVCALRLTTTSPLANNELTPTGLLVRAPKSLTLKLNSSDKLSLGITGQWPKEWEVRINIEMLVTDECLTGTLEICVNEWYLALENQGSKDIHIAEGQAICKLHIDKVTPVSVSIAQFKGEIGGKVWVLTPGQKPRAGEIITAGPGDTRMVLLTGSQSPLCFPLHRLSSRVE